From the genome of Thermogutta terrifontis, one region includes:
- the bioF gene encoding 8-amino-7-oxononanoate synthase, which translates to MEGRAQHNVDVLGWLADALEELDCQSLRRIRRCRQSAQGRIIWLDGRELVNFGSNDYLGLASDPRLVAAVKEGLEKEGWGSGASALVCGRSSAHAALEEALAKFEGCEATLVFPTGFAANAGTIAALVGPGDAVYCDRKNHASIIDGCKLSRADLRVFPHADVDTLDHLLAKPHRHRRRLVVTDTLFSMDGDLAPIPQLVDVCERHRAILMVDEAHATGVFGNRGRGVVEFYGVEERVPVRVGTLSKGLGSVGGFVVGSTALVEWLVQKARPYMFSTALPGAACYAAMAALKVVEQEPHRRALVVQKAEFLREALKREGWNIGLSASQIIPIVVRQPNVALSLARFLETRGFFVPAIRPPAVPDDEACLRVSVTFHHQHSDLERLVETLGEAKRKLGLGN; encoded by the coding sequence ATGGAAGGCCGAGCGCAGCACAACGTGGATGTACTCGGATGGCTCGCCGACGCTTTGGAGGAATTGGATTGCCAGTCTCTTCGGCGGATACGGCGATGCCGCCAGAGTGCTCAGGGGCGCATTATTTGGCTGGACGGACGCGAGCTCGTAAACTTTGGCTCTAATGACTACCTGGGACTGGCGAGTGATCCGAGACTGGTTGCAGCGGTAAAAGAGGGTTTGGAGAAGGAAGGATGGGGAAGCGGGGCAAGTGCGCTTGTCTGCGGCAGGTCCTCAGCCCACGCTGCTTTGGAGGAGGCCCTGGCAAAGTTTGAGGGCTGTGAGGCGACACTCGTATTTCCTACCGGATTTGCGGCGAATGCGGGGACGATTGCCGCCCTTGTCGGGCCTGGGGACGCCGTTTATTGCGATCGAAAGAACCACGCCAGCATCATTGACGGCTGCAAGCTGAGCCGGGCGGATTTGCGGGTGTTTCCACATGCGGACGTGGATACTCTGGATCACCTGCTGGCCAAACCGCACAGGCATCGGCGACGGCTTGTCGTTACGGATACGCTTTTCAGCATGGATGGGGATCTGGCTCCCATTCCTCAGCTCGTGGACGTATGTGAACGGCATCGTGCTATCCTCATGGTCGATGAGGCACACGCGACCGGCGTTTTTGGCAATAGAGGTCGTGGCGTGGTGGAGTTTTATGGTGTTGAGGAACGGGTACCCGTACGCGTGGGGACGCTCAGCAAGGGCCTCGGTTCCGTCGGCGGATTTGTCGTGGGAAGCACAGCACTGGTTGAGTGGTTGGTGCAAAAGGCCCGGCCCTACATGTTTTCCACAGCCCTGCCGGGTGCTGCGTGTTATGCTGCAATGGCGGCTCTGAAAGTCGTTGAACAGGAGCCGCATCGACGTGCGCTGGTCGTCCAGAAAGCTGAGTTTTTGCGAGAAGCGCTTAAACGCGAGGGGTGGAATATCGGGCTTTCGGCCAGTCAGATTATTCCGATTGTTGTGCGGCAGCCGAACGTAGCTTTGTCGCTCGCTCGATTTCTGGAAACTCGCGGGTTTTTTGTCCCTGCGATCCGGCCTCCGGCGGTACCTGACGATGAGGCGTGCCTTCGGGTGAGTGTGACTTTCCACCATCAACACAGCGACCTGGAACGGCTTGTGGAGACGCTCGGCGAGGCAAAACGAAAGCTGGGCCTCGGTAACTGA
- the floA gene encoding flotillin-like protein FloA (flotillin-like protein involved in membrane lipid rafts), with translation MMHVDLAHSVVAQLSLWPIWIILGIIGLLFLLFLVIVVLMYGALWFQAYMSSARVSIWSLIGMSFRQVNARLIVQAKIMAVQAGLTDERYGITTRRLEAHYLAGGNVMKVIHALIAANRAQMPLTFDQAAAIDLAGRDVLDAVRTSIYPKVIDCPDPRSGRTMLSAIAKNGVELKVRARVTVRTKMETLIGGATEETVIARVGEGIITAIGSSETHLEVLEHPDRISKAVLERGLDQQTAFQIVSIDIADIVVGQNIGARLQYDQAEADTRVARAKAEERRALAMARSQEMKAQVAYNRAQVILAEAQVPLAMARAIREGRFEVLASRP, from the coding sequence ATGATGCACGTGGACCTCGCTCATTCTGTGGTGGCTCAACTTTCTCTTTGGCCCATCTGGATCATCCTGGGTATCATCGGTCTGCTTTTCCTTTTGTTCCTGGTGATCGTCGTGCTGATGTATGGGGCGCTGTGGTTTCAGGCGTACATGTCGAGCGCCCGGGTGAGTATCTGGAGCCTGATCGGCATGAGTTTCCGTCAGGTCAACGCGCGGTTGATCGTGCAGGCCAAAATCATGGCCGTTCAGGCTGGTCTCACCGACGAGCGCTACGGCATTACCACCCGGCGTCTGGAGGCACACTATCTGGCTGGTGGCAATGTAATGAAGGTCATCCACGCCCTCATTGCAGCCAACCGTGCGCAGATGCCGCTCACGTTCGATCAGGCGGCAGCCATTGACCTGGCCGGGCGTGATGTGCTTGATGCCGTGCGGACAAGCATCTATCCCAAGGTCATTGATTGTCCCGATCCCCGAAGCGGTCGGACCATGCTCAGTGCCATTGCCAAAAACGGCGTTGAATTGAAAGTCAGGGCCCGGGTGACCGTCCGCACCAAAATGGAAACCCTCATTGGGGGAGCCACCGAAGAAACAGTCATTGCCCGGGTCGGTGAGGGCATCATCACCGCGATCGGGTCGTCAGAAACACACCTCGAAGTGCTTGAACATCCGGACCGAATTTCCAAGGCCGTTCTGGAGCGAGGATTGGATCAACAGACTGCCTTCCAGATTGTCTCCATCGACATTGCGGATATCGTTGTCGGTCAGAATATCGGAGCACGGCTCCAATACGATCAGGCAGAGGCCGATACCCGCGTGGCTCGCGCCAAAGCAGAGGAACGTCGGGCGCTGGCGATGGCCCGTAGCCAGGAGATGAAAGCTCAGGTTGCCTACAACCGTGCCCAGGTTATCCTTGCCGAAGCGCAAGTGCCGCTGGCAATGGCTCGGGCCATCCGCGAAGGGCGCTTTGAGGTACTCGCGTCACGTCCGTGA
- a CDS encoding response regulator, which produces MTTPQSQLQPQLNVQGRERPGRILIVDDDLAAVEPLALRLRWQGYEVLATASGEEGIALARGSHPDVILLDLCLPDFNGLEVARILTADNQTSDIPIVFLSGLGDDETLVRECRAAGGTYYLRKPYDCNVLLLVLSQAVAEHRLWHDMSAPEEDFT; this is translated from the coding sequence ATGACCACGCCACAATCCCAACTCCAGCCACAACTAAATGTTCAGGGCCGGGAGCGGCCGGGGAGAATTCTCATCGTGGACGACGACCTGGCCGCCGTCGAGCCGCTCGCTCTCCGTTTGCGGTGGCAGGGATATGAGGTGCTGGCCACCGCTTCCGGTGAAGAAGGCATCGCCCTCGCGCGTGGCTCGCATCCTGACGTCATACTGTTGGATCTTTGCCTGCCGGACTTCAACGGTCTGGAAGTGGCAAGAATTCTCACAGCAGACAACCAAACATCAGACATACCCATTGTATTTCTCAGCGGGCTGGGGGACGACGAGACTTTGGTTCGCGAATGTCGGGCTGCCGGGGGAACCTACTACCTTCGCAAACCCTACGATTGCAATGTCCTTCTCCTTGTGCTTTCCCAAGCGGTGGCCGAGCACCGTCTCTGGCACGACATGTCTGCACCTGAAGAGGATTTCACTTGA
- a CDS encoding Gfo/Idh/MocA family protein, whose protein sequence is MAKELRIGMLGCGFMGKAHSNAWLQVPHFFDREHKPVLKAVYARPEDKDKLEAFAKRWGYESIETDWRKLVERDDIDLIDVCVPNNMHHDCVIAAAEAGKIVVCEKPLAMNAREAEEMVAAVEKAGVPNMVCFNYRRVPAIALAKQIIDEGRIGRPFHYRATYNQDYTISQKVPQGGLALWRLDARVAGSGVTGDLLAHSIDTAEWLNGPIKKVVAYTETFVKERVHAETGRVEKVEIDDACMFLAVFENGSLGTFESTRYARGRKNYNTFELNGELGSVFFDLEDPHLLQFFRYADPQTGKKIEDHLTGWQKIHVTASEHPYMKHWWVPGCTIGYEHTFINTFADFLASLEGGPKFQPDMRSGLRTQRVCDAILQSAREGRWVEIEG, encoded by the coding sequence ATGGCAAAGGAACTGAGGATCGGCATGCTGGGTTGCGGGTTTATGGGCAAGGCGCATTCCAACGCCTGGTTGCAGGTTCCTCACTTTTTTGATCGGGAACACAAGCCGGTCCTGAAAGCCGTTTATGCCCGGCCGGAAGATAAGGACAAGCTAGAAGCATTTGCCAAACGGTGGGGATACGAATCGATCGAAACCGACTGGCGGAAGTTGGTCGAGCGGGATGACATCGATCTTATCGATGTGTGTGTGCCCAACAACATGCACCACGACTGCGTGATTGCCGCCGCCGAGGCCGGTAAGATTGTGGTCTGCGAAAAACCCTTGGCGATGAACGCCCGCGAGGCTGAGGAAATGGTGGCCGCTGTGGAAAAGGCGGGCGTGCCCAATATGGTGTGTTTCAATTATCGTCGCGTTCCGGCAATTGCACTCGCTAAGCAGATCATCGACGAAGGGCGGATCGGACGGCCCTTCCATTACCGGGCGACCTACAATCAGGACTATACGATCTCGCAGAAGGTGCCTCAGGGCGGGCTGGCTCTCTGGAGATTGGACGCTCGCGTGGCAGGATCGGGTGTGACGGGTGACCTTCTCGCCCATTCCATCGACACCGCCGAGTGGCTCAACGGTCCGATCAAGAAGGTGGTTGCGTACACGGAGACGTTCGTCAAGGAACGCGTTCACGCGGAGACGGGACGCGTGGAAAAAGTAGAAATCGACGATGCCTGCATGTTCCTGGCCGTTTTTGAGAACGGCTCGCTGGGAACCTTTGAGAGCACCCGTTATGCCCGGGGCCGCAAGAACTACAACACCTTTGAGCTCAATGGTGAGTTGGGCTCCGTATTCTTCGACCTTGAAGACCCCCATCTGCTACAATTCTTCCGGTACGCTGATCCCCAGACCGGGAAGAAGATTGAGGACCATCTGACCGGCTGGCAGAAGATTCACGTGACAGCCAGTGAGCATCCTTACATGAAACACTGGTGGGTGCCAGGTTGTACCATCGGGTACGAGCATACCTTCATCAACACGTTTGCGGACTTTTTGGCCTCCCTGGAAGGTGGACCGAAGTTCCAGCCCGACATGCGGTCTGGGCTCCGAACGCAACGTGTGTGCGACGCAATCCTCCAGAGCGCTCGGGAAGGACGGTGGGTGGAAATCGAGGGTTGA
- the aroB gene encoding 3-dehydroquinate synthase, whose protein sequence is MSENVQFAQQPAMTVTRIDVNLGPRSYPIFVGDQILPKAGELITSSMDVTHAVVITDSNVGPLYLETCQQALENEGIRVSSVTLPAGETTKSLRYAEELWNAMVDFRADRKTVVVALGGGVIGDLAGFIAATYARGLRLIQIPTSLLAQVDSSVGGKVGINLEKAKNMVGAFHQPSLVVIDVGTLRSLPPREYISGLAEVVKYGVILDAQFFQFLEENVTGIRNLDAQTLTTIIARCCRLKADVVEADEREETGYRAILNYGHTFAHAFETLTGYTSLLHGEAVAIGMTCAARLAASRNMFSREECERQTNLLKTLGLPTEAPPLSPNDVLACMQRDKKVQHGRLRLILPKRLGEVALVADVDPSEITAVLAPLPKN, encoded by the coding sequence GTGAGTGAAAATGTTCAGTTCGCACAGCAACCAGCCATGACTGTAACGCGTATTGACGTCAACCTTGGTCCCAGATCGTATCCCATTTTCGTCGGGGACCAAATTCTCCCGAAAGCAGGTGAACTGATCACGTCGTCGATGGACGTGACCCACGCGGTTGTGATCACCGATAGTAACGTGGGCCCTCTTTATCTGGAGACGTGCCAGCAAGCTCTGGAAAATGAGGGCATCCGCGTGAGCAGCGTTACTCTCCCCGCCGGCGAAACAACAAAAAGTCTTCGCTATGCGGAGGAGCTTTGGAACGCGATGGTCGATTTCCGTGCGGACCGAAAAACTGTCGTTGTCGCGCTGGGCGGAGGCGTCATCGGTGATCTTGCGGGATTTATCGCGGCCACCTACGCACGTGGGTTGCGGCTGATTCAGATTCCTACGAGCCTCCTCGCCCAGGTGGACAGCTCGGTCGGAGGAAAAGTGGGCATAAACCTGGAAAAGGCGAAAAACATGGTGGGGGCTTTCCACCAACCCTCTCTCGTCGTGATAGACGTTGGAACGTTGCGATCCCTTCCGCCCCGGGAATATATTTCCGGACTGGCTGAGGTCGTAAAGTACGGAGTGATTCTGGATGCACAATTCTTCCAGTTCCTCGAAGAAAACGTGACAGGAATTCGCAACCTGGATGCCCAAACCCTCACGACGATTATCGCGCGGTGTTGCCGTCTAAAAGCCGACGTGGTCGAAGCAGATGAGAGGGAAGAGACGGGTTACCGGGCCATCTTGAATTACGGGCACACATTCGCCCATGCCTTCGAAACTCTCACAGGCTACACCTCCCTATTGCACGGTGAGGCGGTTGCCATTGGAATGACCTGTGCTGCCAGGTTAGCCGCTTCTAGAAATATGTTCTCACGCGAGGAATGCGAGCGGCAAACGAATCTCCTTAAAACTCTGGGGTTGCCGACCGAGGCCCCCCCTCTTTCGCCCAACGACGTCCTCGCCTGTATGCAGCGGGACAAAAAAGTGCAACATGGGCGGCTGCGCCTGATTCTGCCGAAGCGGCTGGGGGAAGTCGCGTTGGTCGCCGATGTGGACCCTAGTGAAATTACCGCAGTCCTCGCGCCTTTGCCCAAGAACTAG
- a CDS encoding Gfo/Idh/MocA family protein, translating to MAFRSSRREFLQTSAVIGIGYWVAGGVRAEESKSPNEKIQFACIGVGGKGQSDSADAGNAGVVVAICDVDDRTLDAAAKRFTNAKKYYDFRKLFDEMADKIDAVTVSTPDHTHAAASLLAMRLGKHCFCQKPLTRTIYEARLMGQVAREKKVQTQMGNQGTANPALRRAAALLKKNILGTVKEVHVWTNRPIWPQGGTRAPEQPVPPYLHWEEWIGPAKFRPYAPGYHPFSWRGWWDFGTGALGDMACHTLNMPYAGLDLRDPVSVQAETSGHNRDSFPKWSIITYEFAANDWRPGLTLKWYDGGKLPPKELFKEFDDPSAPTASGALIIGDKGKMYAPGDYCDRFVIVPKDLTVPEVEFERSPGHFEEWVLAIKTGKPAMSNFPDYASPLTETVLLGNLAVWVANEPGVGPKVEWDAANLKAKNISGLEELIKPVYRPGYTLDA from the coding sequence ATGGCGTTTCGCTCAAGTCGTCGGGAATTCCTGCAGACGTCCGCCGTCATTGGTATCGGTTACTGGGTAGCCGGCGGAGTCCGCGCCGAGGAGAGCAAATCCCCCAACGAGAAAATTCAGTTTGCGTGCATTGGCGTGGGTGGCAAAGGCCAGAGTGACTCGGCAGATGCGGGAAACGCGGGTGTGGTCGTCGCAATTTGCGATGTCGATGATAGGACACTCGACGCCGCCGCCAAGCGATTTACCAACGCGAAAAAGTACTATGACTTCCGCAAGCTGTTCGATGAAATGGCCGACAAGATCGACGCGGTCACCGTTAGCACGCCCGACCATACCCACGCGGCGGCTTCTCTGCTGGCGATGCGGCTGGGCAAGCACTGCTTCTGCCAGAAGCCTCTCACCCGTACCATTTACGAAGCCCGACTGATGGGACAAGTGGCTCGGGAAAAGAAAGTGCAAACCCAGATGGGGAATCAGGGCACAGCCAATCCGGCTCTCCGCCGTGCGGCCGCCTTGCTGAAGAAGAACATCCTGGGCACGGTGAAGGAAGTCCATGTGTGGACGAACCGCCCGATCTGGCCGCAAGGCGGCACCCGCGCGCCGGAACAACCCGTTCCTCCGTACCTCCACTGGGAAGAATGGATTGGCCCGGCCAAGTTCCGCCCCTATGCCCCGGGCTACCACCCGTTCTCGTGGCGCGGCTGGTGGGACTTCGGCACCGGTGCACTCGGCGATATGGCGTGCCATACACTCAATATGCCTTACGCCGGTCTGGATTTGCGGGACCCGGTCTCCGTTCAGGCTGAAACCTCCGGCCACAACCGGGACAGCTTCCCCAAGTGGTCGATCATCACGTACGAGTTCGCTGCCAACGACTGGCGGCCGGGCCTGACCCTCAAGTGGTACGACGGTGGAAAGCTACCTCCGAAAGAGCTTTTCAAGGAATTTGATGATCCGTCTGCCCCCACGGCGAGCGGCGCGCTGATCATCGGCGACAAAGGGAAGATGTACGCCCCCGGTGACTATTGCGACCGTTTCGTCATTGTGCCCAAAGATTTGACGGTGCCCGAGGTTGAATTCGAACGCTCGCCCGGTCACTTTGAAGAGTGGGTCCTGGCAATCAAGACCGGCAAGCCTGCGATGTCTAACTTCCCGGACTATGCCAGCCCGCTTACCGAAACCGTTCTCCTTGGTAACCTTGCGGTTTGGGTAGCCAATGAACCGGGAGTTGGGCCGAAGGTAGAATGGGATGCGGCCAATCTGAAAGCCAAGAACATTTCCGGTCTCGAAGAGCTGATCAAACCGGTGTATCGGCCGGGATATACGCTTGACGCCTGA
- a CDS encoding histidine triad nucleotide-binding protein produces MSPKTVFKKIIDREIPADIVYEDADCIAFKDINPQAPVHIIVIPKKEIPNIEALQEEDAELIGRCFLAMQTIATQLGLSQGYRVVLNNGRDAGQEVMHLHFHMLAGRQFGWPPG; encoded by the coding sequence ATGTCTCCGAAAACAGTTTTCAAAAAAATCATCGACAGAGAAATTCCGGCCGACATTGTGTACGAGGACGCCGATTGTATTGCTTTTAAGGACATCAACCCACAGGCTCCCGTCCACATTATCGTCATCCCAAAAAAAGAGATTCCCAACATCGAGGCGCTTCAGGAGGAGGATGCCGAGCTGATTGGCCGATGCTTCCTGGCTATGCAAACGATTGCCACTCAATTAGGCTTAAGTCAGGGGTACCGGGTGGTGCTCAATAATGGGAGGGATGCCGGTCAGGAAGTGATGCATCTGCACTTTCATATGCTGGCCGGGCGGCAGTTTGGATGGCCTCCTGGTTGA
- the hslU gene encoding ATP-dependent protease ATPase subunit HslU, which yields MQQLTPTQIVAELDKYIVGQEAAKRAVAVALRNRWRRQQLPPEIRSEIGPKNILMIGPTGVGKTEIARRLARLTGSPFVKVEATKYTEVGYVGRDVESMVRDLVDNAISIVYSEYREKVKEEAEKRAENRLIDVLLKSGDWEAELNSGSEEKNRKNRVRMRLRQLLRSGVLDDRMVEVTIEKKELPFFVSGMGLEQLDLDFQSWAERLFSSKRARRREITVAEARRLFFDEEVEALVDKDEIEAKAIELTENSGIIFIDEIDKIASTGSVHGPDVSREGVQRDLLPIVEGTTVKTRYGYVRTDHILFIAAGAFHRSKPSDLMPELQGRFPIRVELTDLTKDDFVRILTEPENALVKQYQALLRTENVELIFQQDAIELIAEFAYRVNQTTQNIGARRLYTVMERLLEEVSFNAPDNVRGEFVITSDYVRNKLSDIIKDEDLSRFIL from the coding sequence GTGCAGCAGTTGACACCTACCCAAATCGTCGCAGAACTCGATAAGTACATCGTGGGCCAGGAGGCTGCCAAGCGGGCGGTTGCCGTAGCACTTCGCAATCGCTGGCGTCGCCAGCAGCTTCCGCCGGAGATTCGTTCCGAGATTGGTCCGAAAAACATTCTCATGATCGGGCCGACGGGCGTGGGGAAGACTGAAATTGCCCGCCGGCTTGCACGATTGACCGGCTCGCCCTTCGTAAAGGTGGAAGCCACGAAATACACCGAGGTTGGCTACGTCGGACGCGATGTGGAGAGCATGGTCCGCGACCTGGTGGATAACGCCATCTCAATCGTGTATTCGGAGTACCGCGAGAAAGTCAAGGAGGAGGCGGAAAAACGGGCGGAGAACCGGTTGATTGATGTATTGCTGAAATCGGGGGACTGGGAAGCGGAACTGAACTCTGGATCCGAAGAAAAAAACCGAAAGAACCGGGTGCGAATGCGCCTGCGGCAATTGTTGCGGTCAGGTGTTCTGGACGATCGGATGGTCGAAGTGACCATTGAAAAAAAAGAGCTCCCATTCTTCGTGAGCGGCATGGGGCTGGAGCAACTCGATCTCGATTTTCAGTCCTGGGCGGAAAGGCTCTTTTCCAGCAAGCGAGCTCGGCGCCGTGAAATAACGGTGGCGGAGGCACGCCGTCTATTCTTTGACGAGGAAGTCGAAGCGCTTGTGGACAAAGATGAAATCGAGGCAAAAGCTATTGAATTAACGGAAAACTCTGGAATTATTTTTATTGACGAGATTGATAAAATTGCGTCCACGGGAAGTGTCCATGGCCCGGACGTCTCCCGGGAAGGTGTGCAACGGGATCTTCTGCCGATTGTGGAAGGAACGACCGTCAAGACACGTTACGGGTATGTCCGTACAGACCATATTCTGTTTATTGCCGCCGGGGCATTCCATCGGTCGAAACCCAGCGACCTCATGCCGGAGCTTCAGGGGCGATTTCCTATTCGGGTGGAATTAACGGACCTGACCAAGGACGATTTCGTGAGAATCCTCACAGAGCCGGAAAATGCTCTCGTCAAGCAGTATCAGGCTCTTCTTAGAACCGAAAATGTGGAGCTGATCTTTCAGCAGGATGCCATTGAGCTGATTGCAGAGTTTGCCTATCGCGTCAACCAAACCACGCAGAATATCGGGGCACGTCGCCTGTATACGGTCATGGAAAGATTGCTGGAGGAAGTTAGTTTTAACGCGCCAGACAATGTGCGTGGTGAGTTCGTTATTACAAGCGACTACGTTCGCAATAAACTAAGCGACATTATTAAGGATGAAGATCTCAGCCGGTTTATTCTATAA
- the hslV gene encoding ATP-dependent protease subunit HslV, giving the protein MRMQGTTVVTVRRGGSVAIGADGQVSLGSTVLKSDAVKLRRLGDGKVLTGFAGSTADAIALFERFEAKLKEFPHNLPRAATELAKEWRTDRALRRLEAMLIAVDAQHTLLLSGTGDVLQPSDGVLGIGSGGPYAVAAARALLRHTNLSAVEIVREALRIAAELDVYTNENIIVEEIACSS; this is encoded by the coding sequence ATGCGCATGCAAGGCACGACAGTGGTTACGGTGCGCCGAGGCGGATCAGTAGCCATCGGGGCCGATGGTCAGGTGAGTCTTGGCTCCACCGTGTTGAAGTCTGACGCTGTGAAATTGAGGCGTTTGGGGGATGGAAAAGTCCTCACGGGTTTTGCGGGAAGTACTGCCGATGCCATTGCTCTGTTCGAGCGTTTTGAAGCCAAGTTAAAGGAATTTCCTCATAATTTACCTCGGGCGGCCACGGAGTTAGCGAAGGAATGGAGGACCGATCGAGCGCTCCGCCGCCTCGAGGCGATGCTCATTGCGGTTGATGCCCAGCACACACTGCTGTTATCGGGGACGGGGGACGTCCTGCAACCGTCAGACGGAGTTTTAGGGATCGGATCAGGCGGACCTTACGCCGTGGCAGCGGCCCGAGCGTTGCTCCGGCACACCAATTTGTCAGCCGTTGAAATTGTCCGGGAAGCCCTGCGCATTGCTGCCGAACTGGACGTGTATACCAACGAGAATATCATCGTGGAGGAGATCGCGTGCAGCAGTTGA
- a CDS encoding Trm112 family protein, translating into MLDATLLNLLACPETKQSLRVASQVLVDAVNAAIERGELVNRASRKVERPVETLLIREDNEIAYPVWDDIPTLLIDEGIYIGRFVNQLSKSDRSS; encoded by the coding sequence ATGCTGGACGCGACATTGCTTAACCTTTTGGCCTGTCCCGAAACGAAGCAAAGCCTTCGGGTGGCCTCGCAAGTTTTGGTCGATGCGGTGAATGCCGCCATCGAGCGTGGGGAGCTCGTCAATCGGGCCTCACGAAAAGTCGAGCGACCTGTGGAAACGTTGTTGATCCGCGAGGACAACGAGATTGCCTATCCCGTCTGGGATGACATTCCGACGCTGCTGATTGACGAAGGCATTTACATCGGTCGGTTCGTCAATCAGCTTTCCAAATCGGATCGTTCAAGCTAG
- a CDS encoding TrkH family potassium uptake protein — translation MNFKLIAYILGIISLIVGGFMTASLPWSHPLFGQVDAFDWRGFTGTLGAILVSILVGLVLLFVGRDARRDRLLRREALAAVALAWLLATILGALPYLFSGTARARENGRIVRMNIFDALFESASGYSGTGASVLSELEDPNLVPRSVLFWRSETHFLGGLGIVVLFVAVLGMGSAGKQLMRAEVAAPSQTSTHEQTRRAAIAFGSVFVTLNLILTGLLLLQGLSLFDALCHAFGTVATGGFSTYNNSIAHFQSPAIELTITVFMFLGCTNFALLYFAAKGNLQRLIYDVEFRVYAVIILVATLTTAACLFFEYPEYRYNPLTALRYSLFQCVSIQTNTGFATADFDKWPPFAKGVLLVLMYIGGCAGSTSCSVKVIRYIFLFKILALELEQTYRPNIVRVVRIGQHPVTDPDLLKSILVYFAMILLVSVVSWLGLLALEPLSTWNGAPGNKLIDCVSAVAATLNGVGPGLGIVGPMANYGAFHAPAKCILTVLMLLGRLELFPLLVILNPKFWRTR, via the coding sequence ATGAACTTCAAACTGATTGCCTACATCCTGGGGATCATCTCTCTGATCGTCGGCGGTTTCATGACCGCCAGCCTCCCCTGGTCCCATCCACTTTTCGGGCAGGTCGATGCGTTCGATTGGCGTGGCTTCACCGGAACTCTGGGAGCCATCCTTGTCAGTATTTTGGTGGGTCTTGTGTTACTGTTTGTCGGCCGGGATGCTCGTCGTGACCGCCTTCTCAGACGCGAGGCATTGGCGGCAGTCGCTCTGGCGTGGTTGCTGGCAACGATTCTGGGAGCGCTCCCTTATTTGTTTTCAGGCACTGCGCGGGCTCGTGAAAATGGCCGCATCGTCCGAATGAACATCTTCGACGCCCTTTTCGAATCTGCCTCCGGCTACAGCGGAACTGGCGCTTCGGTTTTATCTGAGCTTGAAGATCCCAATCTCGTACCGCGCTCTGTTCTCTTCTGGCGGTCGGAAACGCACTTTCTGGGTGGACTGGGGATCGTCGTGCTGTTCGTCGCCGTCCTCGGGATGGGATCAGCAGGGAAACAGTTGATGCGGGCCGAGGTGGCCGCCCCTTCCCAAACATCCACCCACGAGCAAACCCGAAGGGCGGCCATTGCCTTCGGTAGCGTCTTCGTCACTCTCAACCTGATTTTGACGGGCCTCCTTCTTCTCCAGGGACTATCCCTTTTCGACGCGCTGTGCCATGCGTTTGGAACGGTTGCCACCGGCGGTTTCAGTACCTACAACAACAGCATCGCACATTTCCAAAGCCCTGCCATTGAATTGACCATCACTGTTTTCATGTTTCTTGGCTGCACCAATTTTGCTCTCCTCTATTTCGCCGCTAAAGGAAACCTTCAGCGTCTCATCTATGACGTCGAATTCCGTGTCTACGCAGTGATTATCCTGGTAGCAACCCTAACGACGGCAGCCTGCCTTTTCTTTGAATATCCCGAGTACCGATACAATCCTCTTACGGCCCTCAGATACTCCCTATTTCAATGCGTGTCAATCCAGACAAACACAGGATTTGCTACCGCTGATTTTGATAAGTGGCCCCCCTTTGCGAAGGGCGTCCTGTTGGTCCTCATGTATATCGGCGGGTGTGCGGGAAGTACAAGCTGTAGCGTCAAGGTTATTCGCTATATCTTTTTGTTCAAAATCCTCGCACTTGAGTTGGAGCAGACTTACCGTCCCAATATCGTGCGTGTCGTTCGTATTGGACAGCATCCCGTTACCGACCCCGACCTGCTCAAAAGCATTCTCGTGTACTTTGCGATGATCCTGCTGGTCTCCGTTGTCAGTTGGCTCGGTCTGCTGGCACTTGAACCGCTCTCCACCTGGAACGGTGCCCCCGGCAACAAGTTAATCGACTGCGTTTCCGCAGTGGCGGCAACACTCAATGGTGTGGGACCTGGTTTAGGAATAGTTGGCCCAATGGCCAATTACGGTGCCTTCCACGCGCCGGCCAAGTGTATTTTGACCGTCCTGATGTTACTCGGCCGACTCGAACTCTTTCCACTTTTGGTCATTCTGAATCCGAAATTCTGGCGAACTCGTTAA